A single region of the Barnesiella propionica genome encodes:
- a CDS encoding M23 family metallopeptidase encodes MSKKIFYIYNPNTLSYERVYPSLRKRFFIVLRHLFVGALLSVCVIAGLYFWVGSPKEKILKMENEQMQTQYRLLSKRLDEALTVMSDLQQRDDNLYRVILQADPVSQAVRTAGSGNLDRYRELSKMNDADLVISTTQKVDQLARQVYVQSNSMDELVDLAKGQEERLKHIPAIQPVSNKNLKKTASGYGYRVDPVYKTRKFHEGMDFAADIGTPVYATGNGTVVETGWKQGYGNTVLVDHGYNYKTRYAHLSKILVNKGQKVVRGEEIALVGNTGKSTGPHLHYEVLYKGKPDNPVNYYFFDLSPEDYDRMIQLAENQGRVMD; translated from the coding sequence ATGAGTAAAAAAATATTTTACATATATAATCCTAATACATTAAGTTACGAACGGGTATATCCTTCGCTGCGGAAACGCTTTTTTATCGTGCTGAGGCATTTGTTTGTCGGTGCGTTGCTGAGTGTGTGCGTGATAGCCGGTCTCTATTTTTGGGTAGGATCTCCTAAGGAAAAGATACTGAAGATGGAGAATGAGCAGATGCAGACTCAATACAGATTATTATCCAAACGTCTGGATGAAGCTTTGACGGTAATGAGCGATTTGCAACAAAGAGATGACAACCTGTACCGGGTGATTTTACAGGCCGATCCGGTAAGCCAGGCTGTCCGTACGGCCGGTAGTGGGAATTTGGATCGCTACAGGGAGCTATCCAAGATGAACGATGCGGACTTGGTTATTTCAACCACTCAGAAAGTAGACCAGTTGGCCCGTCAGGTATATGTACAGAGCAATTCGATGGATGAGCTCGTTGATCTGGCAAAAGGCCAGGAAGAACGCCTGAAACATATTCCGGCTATACAGCCTGTCTCTAACAAGAACCTGAAAAAGACGGCTTCGGGATACGGATACCGGGTAGATCCTGTATATAAGACGAGAAAATTCCATGAGGGGATGGATTTTGCAGCTGATATTGGTACGCCTGTATATGCCACGGGGAATGGAACAGTAGTTGAAACGGGCTGGAAACAGGGGTATGGAAATACGGTGCTGGTTGATCACGGTTATAATTATAAGACGAGATACGCCCATTTGAGTAAAATATTGGTCAATAAGGGGCAGAAAGTCGTACGGGGAGAAGAAATAGCCCTTGTGGGGAATACGGGTAAATCTACCGGACCTCATTTGCACTATGAAGTCCTTTATAAAGGAAAACCCGATAACCCCGTGAATTATTATTTCTTCGATTTATCTCCCGAAGATTATGATCGTATGATACAATTAGCTGAAAATCAGGGACGTGTAATGGATTGA
- a CDS encoding rhomboid family intramembrane serine protease: MKNTGYTETLSFLFIAICVLCYSVGRLYDVGSLLGCAVHRPAYTLLSYSFFHVSFIHLFFNMLVFGSIYPALAYREGKWKTLATGICLSALAGWITAGTKPVLGASGLNYVFLGWIFAIQLKEQGRGITLKYGALLLVSLVAGLLHPVIQGSLHVAACTGGFIFYYMNVLFSGTERIRLRMKNRNDHN; this comes from the coding sequence ATGAAAAATACGGGATATACTGAAACATTATCGTTTCTTTTTATCGCAATTTGTGTATTGTGCTATTCTGTAGGAAGATTGTATGATGTTGGCTCCTTGTTGGGATGTGCTGTCCATCGTCCGGCATATACTTTACTTTCATATTCTTTCTTTCATGTAAGTTTTATTCATCTGTTTTTCAATATGCTTGTTTTTGGGAGTATATATCCGGCTCTTGCGTACCGGGAGGGTAAATGGAAAACTCTGGCGACCGGAATATGTCTTTCAGCCTTAGCCGGATGGATTACAGCCGGAACGAAACCTGTGCTCGGGGCCAGCGGCTTAAATTATGTGTTTTTGGGATGGATATTTGCGATACAACTGAAAGAACAGGGCCGGGGCATAACTTTGAAATACGGAGCGTTATTGCTTGTTTCACTTGTTGCAGGTTTGTTACATCCTGTGATACAAGGAAGTTTGCACGTCGCCGCATGTACAGGAGGGTTTATCTTTTATTATATGAATGTTTTATTTTCCGGTACGGAAAGGATACGATTGCGGATGAAGAACAGGAACGATCACAACTAA
- a CDS encoding MerR family transcriptional regulator has protein sequence MGTAEEKMYYSIGEVAGMFKVQESTLRYWEKEFPLISPRKSPGGTRYYSNKDIGDVGLIYYLLKEKKLTLAGAKKLLKDNKAGVTRTHEVIDRLKKIRTEIVAIIKEME, from the coding sequence ATGGGAACGGCAGAAGAAAAAATGTATTACAGTATAGGAGAAGTGGCTGGCATGTTCAAGGTACAGGAAAGTACCCTGCGTTATTGGGAAAAAGAGTTTCCCTTGATAAGTCCCAGAAAATCTCCCGGGGGTACCCGGTATTACAGTAATAAGGATATCGGGGACGTAGGGCTTATCTATTATTTGTTGAAGGAAAAAAAACTGACGCTTGCGGGCGCGAAAAAATTACTGAAAGATAATAAGGCGGGGGTGACCCGTACGCACGAAGTTATAGACCGGCTTAAAAAAATACGCACGGAGATTGTTGCGATTATAAAAGAAATGGAATAA
- a CDS encoding GSCFA domain-containing protein encodes MEFRTKIHITPSTGFITHRHSILLLGSCFSENIGSRLQKYKFDVDINPFGTLYNPESIAQGLEKLIDREYMQENELFVHGNLWHSFCHHSRFSHTDKLKALNEMNRRMEYAIERLKRTQRLLITWGTAYAYYHEPENKVVANCHKLPEREFMRRLLTIDEITDRWLSLTEKIHTLFPDMEIVFTVSPIRHLRDGAHDNQLSKSTLLLSVDRLCKERKFCRYFPAYEIMMDDLRDYRFYDADMTHPSSLAIDYIWEQFSLAYFDKTTSELIDIWSRLQKSLQHRPLTPDTEAYREFMRKNLKKMELLQEKYPYLDLTKEISETNSIICSI; translated from the coding sequence ATGGAATTCAGAACAAAAATTCATATCACTCCCTCAACGGGATTCATTACGCACCGGCATTCTATACTGCTACTCGGCTCCTGTTTCAGCGAAAATATAGGATCACGATTACAGAAATACAAATTCGACGTCGATATCAATCCGTTCGGAACCTTGTATAATCCCGAATCCATAGCGCAAGGACTGGAAAAACTGATCGACAGGGAATATATGCAGGAAAACGAATTGTTCGTTCACGGGAATCTGTGGCACAGCTTTTGCCATCATTCCCGCTTCTCTCATACCGATAAGCTGAAAGCACTGAACGAAATGAACAGGAGAATGGAATATGCAATAGAAAGACTGAAACGCACGCAAAGGCTGCTTATTACCTGGGGAACGGCATACGCCTACTATCATGAACCGGAAAATAAAGTCGTGGCTAATTGCCATAAACTGCCCGAACGCGAATTCATGCGCAGGCTGCTCACCATAGATGAAATAACAGATCGCTGGTTATCCCTTACGGAGAAAATACACACACTATTTCCCGACATGGAAATAGTGTTCACGGTCAGCCCTATACGCCATCTAAGGGATGGAGCGCACGATAATCAATTAAGCAAATCCACACTACTGCTTTCGGTAGACCGGCTATGTAAAGAAAGAAAATTTTGCAGGTATTTCCCGGCTTACGAGATCATGATGGACGATCTGCGCGACTACCGATTTTACGATGCCGATATGACCCATCCCTCCTCTTTGGCGATAGATTATATATGGGAACAATTTTCGCTTGCCTATTTCGACAAAACTACCTCGGAGCTCATAGACATCTGGAGCAGGTTACAAAAATCACTCCAACACAGACCCCTGACTCCCGATACCGAAGCTTACCGGGAATTCATGAGGAAAAACCTAAAAAAAATGGAACTATTACAGGAAAAATATCCGTACCTTGACCTCACGAAAGAAATAAGCGAAACAAACAGCATAATATGCAGTATTTAA
- a CDS encoding helix-turn-helix domain-containing protein, whose translation MTYEEEIKKIAANIKKIRLSKGLTVQELAWRCDIERSNMSRIESGRSNLTVKTLCLICRALNIELSDLL comes from the coding sequence ATGACATATGAAGAAGAGATAAAAAAAATAGCGGCGAATATAAAGAAGATACGCCTTTCAAAAGGGCTGACCGTACAGGAGTTGGCCTGGCGTTGTGATATTGAAAGATCTAATATGAGCCGTATAGAATCTGGCAGAAGTAATTTGACTGTAAAGACGCTTTGCTTGATATGCCGGGCTTTAAATATAGAATTGTCAGATTTATTATAA
- the cdaA gene encoding diadenylate cyclase CdaA, with the protein MLQFGIKDAIDILIVALLLYNVYKMMKESGTINIFMGVLAFVGVWIVVTQILDMRLIGAIMDKFMSIGLLILVILFQDEIRRFLLEIGSHKRWRFMLSWLKKGRNDEGERKPYVMQVVYACMSMSKTKTGALIVIEGSMPLDTYERTGDVINANVNALLLENIFFKNSPLHDGAVIIADNRIKAAGCILPVSHSNDIPKSLGLRHRSALGISQETDATAVVVSEETGNISVAHNGKLHLKLSGKDLENILSQDFI; encoded by the coding sequence ATGCTTCAGTTTGGTATAAAAGACGCAATAGATATACTCATCGTAGCATTGTTGCTTTACAATGTTTACAAGATGATGAAGGAGTCGGGAACGATTAATATTTTTATGGGAGTCCTTGCCTTCGTAGGAGTGTGGATTGTCGTTACTCAGATATTGGATATGCGGCTTATAGGAGCTATTATGGATAAATTTATGAGTATAGGTTTGCTTATTCTTGTAATATTGTTCCAGGATGAGATACGAAGGTTCCTGCTTGAAATAGGTTCTCATAAACGGTGGCGTTTTATGCTGAGTTGGTTGAAAAAGGGCCGGAACGATGAGGGAGAACGTAAACCTTATGTAATGCAGGTCGTATATGCTTGTATGAGTATGTCTAAGACCAAGACAGGAGCATTGATAGTGATAGAAGGTTCAATGCCTTTGGATACATATGAGCGTACGGGAGATGTGATTAATGCTAATGTGAATGCTCTTCTTCTCGAAAATATTTTTTTTAAAAACAGTCCTTTGCATGACGGAGCTGTGATTATTGCCGATAACCGTATTAAAGCCGCAGGTTGTATCCTTCCTGTGTCGCACAGTAACGATATTCCCAAATCGTTAGGATTAAGGCACCGTTCGGCTTTGGGTATTTCCCAGGAGACCGATGCGACTGCGGTTGTCGTTTCGGAGGAAACAGGTAATATATCAGTAGCTCATAACGGAAAGCTTCATTTGAAATTATCGGGTAAAGACCTCGAAAATATATTATCCCAGGATTTTATCTAA
- the folP gene encoding dihydropteroate synthase has translation MSLRKEKMSINLKGSLFSLDEPLVMGILNVTPDSFYSGSRCQSEQAIMRRAEDIVNEGGAIIDVGAYSSRPQAENIPEEEEMKRLGFALEIIRRKYPDVPVSVDTFRASVAWRCVEEYGVAVINDISGGELDKNMFETVARLQVPYILMHMRGTPRDMMRHTHYENLIAEMLLYFSERVERLTSMGVNDIIIDPGFGFSKTLDDNYLLMNRLEEFTVFGFPLLVGVSRKSMIYKYFGTTPAESLTGTTVLNTLALSKGAGILRVHDVKEAVEAVKLVQKTFSSR, from the coding sequence ATGTCTTTACGTAAAGAAAAGATGTCGATAAATCTGAAGGGTTCTTTGTTTTCTCTGGACGAACCTCTTGTCATGGGGATATTGAACGTAACGCCCGATTCTTTCTATTCAGGTAGCCGTTGTCAAAGCGAACAAGCTATTATGCGACGTGCTGAAGATATTGTAAATGAGGGGGGGGCAATTATTGACGTAGGGGCTTATTCATCCCGTCCGCAGGCTGAGAATATTCCGGAAGAGGAGGAGATGAAACGTCTCGGGTTTGCGCTGGAGATCATCAGACGTAAATATCCCGATGTTCCGGTGTCGGTAGATACGTTCAGGGCGAGTGTGGCTTGGCGTTGTGTGGAAGAATACGGGGTGGCCGTCATTAATGATATTTCAGGGGGAGAGCTTGACAAAAATATGTTTGAAACCGTTGCTCGTTTGCAGGTTCCATATATTTTAATGCATATGCGCGGTACGCCGCGGGATATGATGAGGCATACGCATTATGAAAATCTCATAGCGGAAATGTTGCTGTATTTCTCGGAGCGGGTAGAACGTCTTACAAGTATGGGTGTAAACGATATAATTATCGATCCGGGTTTCGGTTTTAGCAAAACGTTGGACGATAATTATTTATTAATGAATCGCTTGGAAGAGTTTACCGTATTCGGGTTTCCTTTATTGGTAGGTGTTTCGCGTAAATCGATGATTTATAAATACTTTGGGACTACTCCGGCGGAAAGTTTGACTGGTACGACGGTGCTGAATACCCTGGCCTTATCGAAAGGCGCCGGTATTTTGCGTGTACATGACGTGAAAGAAGCGGTGGAAGCGGTTAAATTGGTTCAGAAAACTTTTTCATCAAGATAA
- the alaS gene encoding alanine--tRNA ligase, with amino-acid sequence MLTAKETRESFKQFFRSKGHQIVPSAPMVIKDDPTLMFTNAGMNQFKDIILGNRPAKYKRAADSQKCLRVSGKHNDLEEVGLDTYHHTMFEMLGNWSFGDYFKKEAIDWAWEYLVDVLKLNPDRLYATVFEGYEPEGLERDNEAASYWEKHLPKEHIINGNRHDNFWEMGETGPCGPCSEIHIDLRSEEERAAVNGLSLVNQSHPQVIEIWNLVFMQYNRKADGSLEGLPAKVIDTGMGFERLCMALQGKTSNYDTDVFQPIIKVIGEMCGKTYGKNEQDDIAMRVIADHIRTIAFSITDGQLPSNAKAGYVIRRILRRAVRYGYTFLGRRQAFMYKLIDILIETMGEAYPELPAQKTLIEKVIKEEEEAFLRTLETGIKLLDKTMEEAKTAGKTEIDGKDAFTLYDTYGFPLDLTELILKENGLTVNTEEFNAQMQLQKERARNAAAIETGDWVILKEGEPEFVGYDLTECDAEILRYRKIKQKNKELYQLVLDRTPFYAEMGGQVGDTGTLIHEDEVIEIIQTKRENNLGVHFTEKLPENVTVTFRAAINKENRMAISCNHTATHLLHEALREVLGTHVEQKGSYVSPESLRFDFSHFQKVTEKELRQVESLANAKVREAIELDEHRCMPIEEARKMGAMALFGEKYGEEVRVVKYGSSVELCGGTHVRNTGNIGMIRIIGESSIAAGIRRIEAITGKKVEDTINALQSTLKEISTLFNNAPNLTLAIHKAIEENSELKKQAEEFVKEKMINIKQKLIQQAELHNGIRLIRFNSIMAPEIVKGIAFQLRGEIMENLAFVAGTTDNSGKPLLTIMLSDNLVDEGKNASAIIREAAKLIQGGGGGQPHFAQAGGKNADGISEATEKMIQLILE; translated from the coding sequence ATGCTTACAGCAAAAGAAACCCGCGAATCATTTAAGCAGTTCTTCCGGTCCAAAGGGCATCAGATAGTCCCTTCGGCTCCTATGGTAATCAAGGATGATCCTACACTGATGTTTACCAACGCAGGTATGAACCAGTTCAAAGATATTATCCTCGGCAACAGACCGGCTAAATACAAACGAGCGGCGGACTCTCAAAAATGTTTGCGTGTAAGCGGTAAACATAACGATCTCGAAGAAGTAGGACTGGACACATACCACCATACCATGTTCGAAATGCTGGGAAACTGGTCTTTCGGCGACTATTTCAAGAAAGAAGCTATCGACTGGGCCTGGGAATATCTGGTAGATGTGCTCAAGCTTAATCCAGACAGACTTTACGCCACCGTATTCGAAGGTTACGAACCCGAAGGTTTGGAACGTGACAACGAAGCGGCCTCCTATTGGGAAAAACACTTGCCGAAAGAACATATCATAAACGGCAACCGTCACGATAATTTCTGGGAAATGGGAGAAACCGGTCCATGCGGTCCGTGTTCCGAGATCCATATAGACCTAAGAAGTGAAGAAGAACGGGCTGCCGTAAACGGACTTTCCCTGGTAAACCAAAGCCATCCCCAAGTCATTGAAATATGGAATCTGGTATTCATGCAATACAACCGCAAAGCCGACGGCTCCCTGGAAGGACTTCCTGCTAAAGTCATCGATACCGGCATGGGATTTGAACGTCTTTGCATGGCTCTGCAGGGAAAAACATCAAATTACGATACAGACGTATTCCAACCTATTATCAAGGTTATAGGTGAAATGTGCGGTAAAACTTACGGTAAGAACGAACAGGATGATATCGCTATGCGTGTCATAGCGGACCATATACGCACTATTGCATTCTCTATCACCGACGGACAATTACCCTCGAATGCTAAAGCAGGTTATGTTATCCGCCGTATCCTTCGCCGTGCTGTCCGCTATGGATACACATTCCTCGGACGCCGGCAAGCCTTCATGTATAAACTCATAGATATTCTTATAGAAACAATGGGTGAGGCTTATCCCGAATTACCCGCACAAAAAACATTGATAGAAAAAGTTATCAAAGAAGAAGAAGAAGCATTCCTCCGCACACTGGAGACCGGTATCAAATTACTGGACAAAACCATGGAAGAAGCTAAAACGGCAGGAAAAACAGAGATTGACGGGAAAGACGCTTTCACACTTTATGATACTTACGGTTTCCCTCTGGATCTTACTGAACTTATCCTGAAAGAAAACGGCCTGACGGTAAATACAGAAGAATTCAACGCACAAATGCAACTACAAAAGGAGCGTGCGCGAAATGCTGCTGCCATAGAAACAGGCGACTGGGTTATATTGAAAGAAGGAGAACCTGAATTCGTAGGATACGATCTGACCGAATGCGATGCTGAAATATTACGTTACAGAAAGATCAAACAAAAAAATAAAGAATTATATCAATTGGTTCTCGACCGTACACCGTTCTATGCCGAAATGGGAGGTCAAGTAGGCGATACAGGTACATTGATCCATGAAGACGAAGTAATAGAAATAATTCAGACGAAACGGGAAAACAACCTGGGGGTACATTTCACCGAGAAATTGCCGGAAAACGTTACGGTAACATTCCGGGCAGCTATCAATAAAGAAAACCGCATGGCTATTTCCTGCAACCACACGGCAACCCACTTATTGCATGAAGCTTTACGGGAAGTTTTGGGCACGCACGTAGAACAGAAAGGTTCATACGTATCGCCCGAATCCCTGCGTTTCGACTTCTCCCATTTCCAAAAAGTAACCGAGAAAGAATTAAGACAGGTTGAATCTCTGGCAAATGCTAAAGTAAGAGAAGCTATCGAACTGGATGAACATCGTTGTATGCCGATTGAAGAAGCCCGTAAAATGGGCGCGATGGCCTTGTTCGGTGAAAAGTATGGAGAAGAAGTGAGAGTAGTAAAATACGGTTCTTCCGTGGAACTATGCGGCGGTACACACGTACGCAACACCGGAAACATCGGTATGATCCGTATCATAGGAGAAAGTTCCATTGCTGCCGGTATACGGCGCATCGAAGCCATTACCGGGAAAAAAGTAGAAGATACGATCAATGCCCTGCAAAGTACGTTGAAAGAGATCAGCACTCTATTTAACAACGCCCCTAATCTTACTTTGGCTATACACAAAGCGATAGAAGAAAATTCAGAATTGAAAAAACAAGCTGAAGAATTCGTAAAGGAAAAAATGATAAATATCAAGCAGAAACTTATACAGCAAGCCGAACTTCACAACGGCATACGGTTGATACGCTTCAATTCCATTATGGCTCCCGAGATCGTAAAAGGGATCGCATTCCAGTTACGGGGAGAAATCATGGAAAACCTGGCTTTCGTTGCCGGTACTACTGATAATTCGGGAAAACCCCTGTTAACGATCATGCTTAGCGATAATCTCGTCGATGAAGGAAAAAACGCATCGGCCATTATCAGAGAAGCGGCTAAACTTATTCAGGGAGGAGGCGGAGGCCAGCCTCATTTCGCCCAGGCCGGTGGTAAAAACGCGGATGGTATTTCTGAAGCGACCGAAAAAATGATACAACTTATCCTTGAATAA
- a CDS encoding bifunctional UDP-N-acetylmuramoyl-tripeptide:D-alanyl-D-alanine ligase/alanine racemase — MTYKISQIAKIIKAQPGDFINYPISALLTDSRSLTFPEETLFFALVTERNDGHRYIEELYRKGVRNFVTEHPADNADKMIDANFLVVKNTLDALQALAAHHRQQFSIPVIGITGSNGKTTVKEWLYQLLQADYNMVRSPRSYNSQIGVPLSVWQINESTQLAVFEAGISQPDEMGRLESIIKPRIGIITNIGEAHQEGFSSMQQKCLEKLLLFKSCECIIYDGDNPLICDCMEKLCMGTREIAWSKKDRDRPLYISKITKGADSTTIDYTYLQYQQSFTIPFVEDASIENAIHCLAVMAYLNRPVAAIKERMAKLSPVAMRMEVKEGANNCLIINDSYNSDINSLTIALDFQARRAAAKGMRRTLILSDIYQTGLPPASLYRKVADVIVRKGIDRLIGIGPIISDNAYLFNVEKEFYSSTQDFIDLQPSGLFHNELILIKGARDFNFELISEALELKQHETILEVSLDAMIHNYNQFRKKLNPKTKIICMVKAFGYGAGSYEIAKTLQDQGADYLAVAVADEGAELRKAGITMPIIVMNPEMSSFRTLFSYHLEPEIYSFKLLEAIIKEGEKLGVTGYPVHIKIDSGMHRLGFTGDDMPKLLEILNGQTEILARSVFSHFAGSDEKCFDTFSKEQLSIFKHCATQLQSTSKHKILRHMLNTAGISRFTNEQMDMVRLGIGLYGVSPSNTDEGLKTVSTLKTTILQIKELKSGESVGYSRKEVLERPSRIAAIPIGYADGMDRHLGNRNGYVFVNGCKAPIVGNICMDVCMIDVTDIDCKEGDRVEIFGENLPVTEIADILGTIPYEILTSVSGRVKRVYFRE, encoded by the coding sequence ATGACATATAAAATTTCGCAAATAGCCAAAATCATCAAAGCTCAACCAGGAGATTTCATCAATTACCCTATCTCCGCTTTGCTGACGGACAGCCGTTCACTTACATTCCCGGAAGAAACCTTGTTCTTCGCCTTGGTTACGGAACGGAACGACGGCCACCGCTATATCGAAGAGCTTTACCGTAAAGGCGTCAGGAATTTCGTCACCGAACATCCGGCCGATAATGCCGATAAAATGATCGACGCTAATTTCCTGGTGGTAAAAAATACATTGGACGCATTACAGGCTCTTGCCGCCCATCACAGGCAACAGTTCAGCATTCCTGTCATAGGTATTACGGGCAGTAACGGAAAAACAACCGTGAAAGAATGGTTATACCAGCTTTTACAGGCCGATTACAATATGGTGCGTTCTCCCCGCAGTTACAACTCCCAGATAGGTGTTCCTCTATCGGTATGGCAAATAAACGAATCTACACAGCTCGCCGTATTTGAAGCCGGAATATCTCAACCGGATGAAATGGGAAGACTCGAAAGCATTATCAAACCCCGTATAGGCATTATCACCAATATAGGAGAAGCCCATCAGGAAGGTTTCTCTTCCATGCAACAGAAATGCCTGGAAAAACTCCTTCTTTTCAAGTCATGCGAATGTATCATCTATGACGGAGATAATCCCCTTATATGCGATTGCATGGAAAAGTTATGCATGGGAACCCGGGAAATAGCCTGGTCCAAAAAAGACAGGGACAGGCCCCTATACATTTCCAAAATTACCAAAGGTGCCGACTCGACTACCATAGACTACACTTATCTGCAATATCAGCAGAGCTTTACCATACCTTTCGTTGAAGACGCATCGATAGAGAACGCTATACATTGTTTGGCAGTCATGGCCTATCTCAATCGACCGGTCGCAGCTATAAAAGAACGGATGGCCAAACTCTCTCCCGTCGCTATGCGTATGGAGGTAAAAGAAGGTGCTAACAATTGCCTGATTATCAACGACAGTTACAACTCCGATATCAATTCCCTTACCATAGCTTTAGATTTCCAGGCCCGCAGAGCCGCCGCGAAAGGCATGCGCCGCACACTCATATTGTCGGACATCTATCAGACAGGACTACCGCCAGCCAGTCTATACCGTAAAGTAGCCGATGTGATCGTAAGAAAAGGAATAGACCGCCTCATCGGAATAGGCCCTATAATCTCCGATAATGCTTATTTATTCAATGTTGAAAAAGAATTTTACAGTTCGACACAGGATTTTATAGACCTGCAACCCAGCGGATTATTCCATAACGAACTCATCCTGATCAAGGGCGCCCGCGATTTTAATTTCGAACTGATCTCCGAAGCATTAGAACTCAAACAGCATGAAACTATCCTTGAAGTCAGTCTGGATGCAATGATCCACAATTATAACCAATTCCGCAAAAAGCTGAATCCCAAGACCAAGATCATCTGTATGGTAAAAGCCTTCGGTTATGGTGCAGGCTCTTACGAAATTGCCAAAACCCTGCAGGATCAGGGAGCAGATTATCTCGCCGTGGCAGTTGCCGATGAAGGAGCGGAATTAAGAAAAGCCGGGATTACAATGCCTATCATCGTAATGAATCCCGAAATGAGTAGTTTCCGCACATTATTCAGTTATCATCTCGAACCGGAAATATACAGCTTCAAATTACTGGAAGCTATTATTAAAGAAGGAGAAAAGCTGGGCGTTACGGGTTATCCCGTACACATCAAGATCGATTCCGGCATGCACCGGCTTGGCTTTACCGGGGACGATATGCCTAAGCTCTTAGAAATACTCAACGGACAAACCGAAATACTGGCCCGCTCGGTATTCTCTCATTTCGCCGGCAGTGATGAAAAATGCTTCGACACGTTCTCGAAAGAACAATTGAGTATATTCAAACACTGCGCTACACAACTGCAATCGACATCCAAGCATAAAATACTCCGTCATATGCTCAATACGGCGGGAATATCGCGTTTCACCAACGAACAGATGGATATGGTACGTCTCGGTATCGGATTATATGGTGTCTCCCCCTCCAATACGGACGAAGGATTAAAGACCGTAAGCACACTTAAAACAACCATATTGCAGATCAAAGAACTCAAAAGCGGAGAAAGTGTAGGCTATAGCCGGAAAGAAGTTCTTGAAAGACCGTCACGTATCGCCGCCATACCTATCGGGTACGCCGACGGTATGGACCGTCACTTGGGAAACAGAAACGGATATGTCTTTGTAAACGGGTGCAAAGCTCCTATCGTCGGCAATATATGTATGGACGTATGTATGATAGATGTAACGGATATCGACTGTAAAGAAGGAGACCGGGTTGAAATATTCGGTGAAAACTTACCTGTTACCGAAATCGCCGATATTCTCGGTACAATCCCTTATGAGATTCTTACTTCGGTCTCGGGACGTGTAAAACGCGTTTACTTCCGCGAATAA